Proteins from a single region of Trichoderma asperellum chromosome 3, complete sequence:
- a CDS encoding uncharacterized protein (EggNog:ENOG41), which yields MLEYAFHHIFLPPKLPNGDDRSPANELCLIELVRDSLTEFLPKTDASNHDAIKSAVALMKNMHYVTGPDGYLQEDGVRAVLKQIGPHSPSKSLASLHITAQNAGVMLRLDNDSVTFEMFELCPTSGSVYSTKGRLIRQFPAVAVCIPVNIYAEDDFQDVLAKTLVKMSYQTVSEALPKTKKAKQYHAEERDTVDPKIVTELLYGFLRGIGSEANVAGITKNTREEVLWEQSKLPWRRSAVWLLIRVSLQLTMDRVAVGSEELYKSFIIFLLSRVLNAATNDMMVSEILMTMSAKISRRLLKLGHPANGTWLTDVHETVSIATKFVDDRWYQIRNEAKSQFDLTSLQNLNMAGDTSISIPGLKDFISSISERRNGSQVSSFCPKSGITAFGPEKLPSISGQIDKNECPFYLAMVESWVATHLSDWIKKHVGDDSACIDLFNLMQNYHAVGRGWYSSRPEGASRMILVILELWVAADKAAIHEFPQLEKFEHEIPIEVFQSLLFGFRRDMERLHLVQTYLTKRRDLARPKKNLSIFSSYGQRGSFPVEYFSQSPAHQNLLIEIEARAYLDKQAKLEEYRLCRAQYETFMRHYEQGVCERDGWWEDGVWYTEHASDCKRCAYRTKAVNMSINVYEWPLSSSPREAQATVFELALPDSFGAWRDGTLYVIDDVLQSMCSQNEKLNSEYPLRSYAGLGEFFRSNSRRRIHLLSESKPHVATHRKNIKIGHSTESDVCVNNGLQLRYFDENRRTFVETFTASTWLSELCTFRLGKDLNQLKRFLVRTHDEPTGEAPNAVIASQAFCPENMSLGEYKALATLPFGYRLQWMSILTQLAMPDVDFNKFETAIFLLQLSLQAGPNEHCTVERCAHGRLTDAEFGRAMLDQLQLCVSRIKENWESHTAMWIFVFLAARLLSMTTTPDLNLEVFNLLKKCREISYEWLARLRSRAYDSPNEDERVQFLQIAFRVSLLCADTFNVDDELLACILSEPRQAAILIEISININNNTSLVEKDQDELEKIMYDRWIFTMHRSRPMLSDEILCGGNSCLDRAIKRCWPDFSRIGKWSLVNSTCSWLETVSAELKIHVNLLTGELLVNGSPLSRLPRKYEVHKDYQKLFGAFVLDVMPSSSHGMKFCSSKDLEGYVAHFSMEDTLFSDEDLMVRLDGQDPVLDLIPSRLFTGWLPNSFIDDYTHWYNQATGSIEFRPTGDPWKPSTQGWILSQHKRHWKLTRAGNISLLSPGSSSARYIASIFSPLDTVLHLHMLLDAKTGNLEIKVTRLQLEFTLKKGESVIVSRQFRGMQIDSNQYIGTLIGFNSKLVMKDIHNSENRMVIIPEGNIDFEAISEGHVHVDVAYGTANRVQRYLIDNQLRHLVGNATAQSKLYLAYIHALTSYCIPDPFLGRTGTEESLSILASASIRSLDCLTPDNVQVLQVIANLSPCRDYYPKHIKHMQTVRWSPVLSFMAQDSRFYNVVNSILDNVSDMSFLYPSDEAITVELAHNEMDLVHREIFRSSRYQVSGFGAEDFNVDYDVKYSTRDRGQSSAGTTYTLETTFRVHNNIKTVGQRAGEGFLDILYDLLSGPEETFASQNIPGTQEIQYGAEWLSDPNMFLPAYWCRLHFAFQTKPSWISKFQTMIWLATLAYSSKRQTSVLQAIMMLPLSTELAAVPLPVGSAFKLSEGYTVKMYQLENLVRSATRDFGPGCPEMKLSPYKNESQNNTRQRRKTEFNNAKGRAVTSFVNRLAIQWPNSDLVTPNESWFTPYIKISSAMALVKQQWRVWLENLRFREYLERFILTFNAVELGNVYIPRILRPIYQASATRPRGYVSIDDVFCNTSPVIGNAALLNRKALQQAADITEEANNKLVDLLDHLSSRIEFDYERQYISELRKSLLDLGGLTTMRLERNDISSRSMTFENYLQQCKSFVQECYGRLLKAVLPESTCSHLGPDDSSTIIRSIISAAGFHPRACPIFFLQQLGRHRWPSLTEAWQKTIITYAIAITSLQQAQRLVNLQDNEVDLLKELENTCKREWDPCQHPEWLLLECESGIIIRHVQHQIAEQMISPQDNENAVMQLNMGEGKSSVIVPIAATALSNGSQIVRVIVAKPQVKQMHLMLMSKLSGLLDRPIFRMPFSRAVQMNENKAEIVNKLARRCMEEGGILLVQPEHILSFQLMGLECAINGRNEIARPLLETQRLFNVSSRDIVDESDENFSVKFELVYTIGKQRPIEHTPERWVVIQNVLSRFARICLQLKTSFPESLDVDDRYPERFPRIRILRSDAEAAILTRLAEFICNTGMSGFPIAQQCTRLRNAVNHYISNIDLKPKEIDAVEQSLFWGETTADNILLLRGLLSGGILSFAFGQKRWRVDYGTHPNREKKTRLAVPFRAKDNPTPRSEFSHPDVVIVLTCLSYYYKGLQDEELFEALELLVRSDNPDLEYRAWVESAPGLPPCFRHLTGINVRDRTQCISDVFPHLRYSKGCIDYFLSRIVFAKESREFPHKLSASGWDLGKRKINPTTGFSGTNDSRYILPMDIKQLDLPEQNHTNALVLNHLLRSENGIMLMPKHMKGANLESESLLEMVSQMSSKTRVILDVGAQVIDLDNRQFAEAWLKRYHEDDSVQAVVFFNEADELMVLDRSNKVELLQTSPFATQLDQCLVFLDEAHTRGTDLRLPTNYQAAVTLGANLTKDKLVQACMRMRKLGRGQSVVFCISREIEQKIQAQRDTKSSMAQEILVSDVLCWAITETWRDLRRMVPLWLTQGVRYYEQESIWNDGEQYSHDMETWAKKFLETEAQSLKARYRPKTGSESAELIKRARPAVKFQFQRRCEEFGLMNFCSSSLQEEQERELSPETEQERQVEQPSPALPEKHSCHPDLRSFIKLGGFPVGSDAFKPAFQALKRTSAVQYFDIHEFPTSIWVTEDFSKTVKMENIPDNGMDLFQRPVHWILTSKLDSSSTVSRLVIISPWEAHQLMPYIEASEAVTLHLYAPRSNLGFRPLDQLVLYTVPHRPKKSVIPPGMMVELNIFAGQLYLSSFEEYIEVCNKLGLACSPADDSVVLRPDGFIPPGVNSGNLVNKSEFKKSPVQFIKVLVTKIRRNCEVVEKTHLGKILDGVLLTEEDFEEDVD from the exons ATGCTAGAATATGCATTCCATCATATATTCTTACCCCCTAAGCTACCAAATGGAGACGATAGATCTCCTGCGAACGAGTTATGCCTCATTGAGCTGGTCAGAGATTCCTTGACCGAGTTTCTACCAAAGACAGATGCTAGCAACCATGACGCTATCAAGAGTGCGGTGGCCTTGATGAAAAACATGCATTATGTCACAGGTCCAGACGGATATCTGCAGGAAGATGGTGTGAGAGCCGTGTTGAAACAGATAGGTCCTCATA GTCCTTCAAAATCCCTTGCATCATTGCATATCACAGCTCAGAATGCAGGCGTCATGCTTCGCTTGGATAATGATTCTGTCACATTCGAGATGTTCGAACTTTGTCCAACCAGCGGGTCTGTCTACTCAACCAAAGGACGCCTAATCCGTCAATTTCCCGCCGTTGCGGTGTGTATCCCTGTCAACATCTATGCAGAGGATGATTTCCAAGATGTCTTGGCCAAGACTCTCGTGAAGATGAGCTATCAAACAGTCAGCGAAGCACTTCCAAAAACTAAGAAAGCTAAGCAATATCATGCCGAGGAGCGAGATACAGTCGACCCAAAGATAGTTACAGAGCTGTTATATGGCTTCCTACGGGGCATAGGGAGCGAGGCCAACGTAGCTGGGATCACAAAGAATACACGAGAAGAAGTGTTGTGGGAGCAAAGTAAACTTCCTTGGAGGCGATCTGCCGTATGGCTTCTCATTCGAGTTTCTCTTCAGCTCACTATGGACCgtgttgctgttggctcTGAGGAGCTCTACAAATCTTTcatcatttttcttttgtctcgGGTTCTTAACGCTGCAACAAATGACATGATGGTTAGTGAAATCCTCATGACAATGTCAGCCAAAATTTCTCGACGCCTTTTGAAGTTGGGGCACCCCGCAAACGGGACATGGTTGACAGATGTGCACGAAACTGTGTCCATTGCGACGAAATTTGTAGATGACCGATGGTATCAAATACGAAATGAAGCTAAGTCGCAATTTGATCTTACAAGCCTGCAAAATCTCAACATGGCTGGCGATACAAGCATATCTATCCCAGGACTGAAAGACTTCATCTCGTCTATATCGGAACGTCGCAATGGCAGCCAAGTATCATCATTCTGTCCGAAATCGGGTATTACAGCCTTTGGACCCGAGAAACTTCCTAGTATCTCGGGCCAGATCGATAAAAACGAATGTCCTTTTTATCTTGCTATGGTAGAATCGTGGGTGGCCACACACCTTAGCGATTGGATTAAAAAACACGTCGGAGACGACTCGGCTTGCATAGATCTATTCAATTTGATGCAAAACTATCATGCAGTGGGTAGGGGTTGGTATTCAAGCCGCCCAGAAGGAGCATCTAGAATGATTCTTGTCATTCTGGAGCTCTGGGTTGCTGCCGATAAAGCCGCAATCCATGAGTTCCCACAGCTTGAAAAATTTGAACATGAGATTCCTATCGAAGTATTTCAATCTCTGCTGTTTGGATTCAGAAGAGATATGGAAAGGCTTCATCTGGTTCAAACATACCTCACAAAGCGGCGAGATCTTGCGCGACCAAAAAAGAACCTGTCAATTTTCTCCTCTTACGGCCAAAGAGGGTCCTTCCCGGTTGAGTACTTTTCGCAGTCGCCAGCCCACCAAAATCTTCTCATAGAGATTGAGGCGCGAGCTTACCTCGATAAACAAGCAAAGTTGGAAGAATACCGATTGTGCCGCGCTCAATACGAGACCTTTATGCGACATTACGAGCAAGGAGTTTGTGAGAGGGATGGGTGGTGGGAGGATGGGGTTTGGTATACTGAGCACGCTTCAGACTGCAAACGTTGCGCGTACCGTACCAAAGCCGTTAATATGTCGATAAATGTTTACGAATGGCCCCTTTCGAGCTCTCCACGTGAGGCTCAGGCGACGGTCTTTGAATTGGCCCTTCCCGACAGCTTCGGCGCATGGCGTGATGGGACCCTTTATGTTATTGACGATGTTCTTCAAAGCATGTGCTCTCAAAACGAAAAATTAAACTCGGAATATCCGTTAAGATCATATGCTGGTCTCGGTGAATTCTTCCGGTCTAATTCTAGGCGGCGCATTCACCTCTTGTCTGAGTCGAAGCCCCATGTGGCCACTCACCGGAAAAATATTAAGATTGGCCATAGCACTGAATCGGATGTCTGTGTGAATAATGGACTTCAATTGCGTTACTTCGATGAAAATAGGAGAACTTTTGTTGAGACATTTACCGCTTCTACTTGGTTGTCTGAACTCTGTACTTTCAGGCTAGGCAAGGATTTGAACCAATTGAAGCGTTTTCTTGTTCGTACCCACGATGAGCCAACCGGCGAGGCTCCAAATGCAGTTATTGCGAGTCAGGCCTTTTGCCCTGAAAATATGTCTCTTGGCGAgtataaagctttagctaCGCTACCATTTGGATACCGTCTACAGTGGATGAGTATTCTCACTCAACTCGCAATGCCTGATGTCGATTTCAATAAATTTGAGACTGCAATATTCCTCCTACAGCTCAGTCTTCAAGCAGGGCCAAACGAACATTGTACAGTTGAGAGATGTGCACATGGGCGACTGACGGACGCAGAATTTGGTCGGGCAATGCTCGATCAGCTTCAGCTGTGCGTTTCTCGTATAAAAGAGAATTGGGAATCCCACACTGCCATGTGgatttttgtctttcttgcaGCTCGCCTTCTATCGATGACTACGACGCCTGACTTAAATCTGGAAGTTTTTAACCTCTTGAAGAAGTGTAGAGAGATATCTTACGAATGGTTGGCAAGGCTACGCTCAAGGGCGTATGACTCGCctaatgaagatgagagggTTCAGTTTTTACAGATCGCGTTTCGAGTGTCTCTGTTATGTGCAGACACTTTTAACGTGGACGATGAGCTCTTGGCCTGTATACTAAGTGAACCTCGCCAGGCGGCCATCTTGATCGAAATTTCCATCAATATAAATAACAATACTTCATTGGTGGAAAAAGACCAAGATGAGCTTGAGAAGATTATGTATGATAGATGGATTTTTACGATGCATCGTTCTCGGCCTATGCTCTCGGACGAGATTCTCTGCGGCGGAAATTCTTGTCTTGATAGAGCTATAAAGCGATGCTGGCCAGATTTCAGTCGGATAGGCAAATGGAGCTTGGTTAATTCCACTTGCAGCTGGCTTGAGACAGTATCTGCTGAACTAAAGATACATGTCAACCTCCTTACCGGAGAATTGTTGGTAAACGGGAGCCCATTATCTCGCCTACCTCGCAAATACGAAGTCCATAAGGATTATCAAAAGTTATTTGGGGCCTTTGTACTGGATGTCATGCCTAGTTCTTCACATGGAATGAAATTTTGCAGTTCTAAAGATCTCGAAGGCTATGTTGCACACTTCAGTATGGAGGATACTTTATTCTCCGACGAAGATCTGATGGTACGTCTGGATGGCCAAGATCCGGTATTAGATCTCATCCCATCTCGATTATTTACCGGGTGGCTACCAAACTCATTCATCGATGATTATACCCATTGGTACAATCAAGCTACGGGGAGTATTGAATTTCGTCCGACAGGTGACCCATGGAAGCCATCTACCCAAGGTTGGATTTTAAGCCAGCATAAACGGCACTGGAAGCTCACACGGGCTGGAAATATATCACTTCTTTCACCTGGTAGCTCCTCTGCCCGCTATATTGCATCCATATTTTCACCACTCGACACTGTGTTGCATTTACATATGCTGCTTGACGCAAAGACAGGCAATCTTGAGATCAAAGTGACTCGGCTACAGCTTGAATTCACGCTGAAAAAGGGGGAATCGGTTATCGTATCACGGCAGTTTCGAGGGATGCAAATCGATTCTAATCAATATATTGGCACGTTGATTGGATTTAACAGTAAGCTTGTGATGAAAGACATTCACAATTCAGAAAATAGGATGGTGATTATCCCCGAAGGAAACATCGACTTCGAAGCGATTTCAGAGGGTCACGTGCATGTGGACGTGGCTTATGGTACCGCAAATCGCGTCCAGAGATACTTGATTGACAATCAACTCCGTCACTTGGTTGGCAATGCCACGGCTCAAAGCAAGCTATATCTTGCTTATATACACGCACTCACTTCTTATTGCATTCCGGATCCCTTTTTGGGTAGGACCGGAACTGAAGAGAGCCTCTCAATTCTGGCATCTGCGTCAATACGATCACTCGACTGTCTAACCCCTGACAATGTGCAGGTACTGCAAGTTATCGCCAACCTCTCTCCTTGTCGGGACTATTATCCAAAACATATTAAGCATATGCAAACGGTCCGATGGTCGCCTGTGTTGAGTTTTATGGCTCAAGATTCGCGATTCTATAATGTTGTGAATAGCATCCTTGATAATGTTTCAGATATGAGCTTCTTGTATCCGTCTGATGAGGCTATTACGGTTGAACTCGCTCATAACGAAATGGATCTTGTTCATCGAGAAATTTTTCGAAGTTCGCGCTACCAAGTGTCTGGATTTGGCGCTGAAGACTTCAATGTGGATTATGATGTTAAGTACTCAACTAGAGATCGAGGCCAGTCATCGGCCGGGACTACTTATACACTCGAAACCACATTTCGCGTTCATAATAACATCAAAACCGTGGGACAACGGGCTGGAGAAGGATTTTTGGACATTTTGTACGACCTTCTTTCAGGGCCTGAAGAAACTTTCGCTTCCCAGAATATACCTGGCACGCAAGAGATTCAGTATGGCGCAGAATGGCTCAGTGACCCAAATATGTTCCTCCCTGCCTACTGGTGCCGATTGCATTTCGCTTTCCAGACAAAACCGTCCTGGATTAGCAAATTCCAGACCATGATCTGGCTCGCGACATTGGCATACTCCTCGAAACGCCAGACGAGTGTTCTCCAGGCTATAATGATGCTTCCACTATCGACTGAATTAGCAGCCGTACCTTTACCCGTAGGGTCGGCATTCAAGCTAAGTGAAGGTTATACAGTCAAAATGTATCAGCTCGAGAATCTTGTGCGTAGTGCGACTAGAGATTTCGGCCCTGGCTGTCCCGAGATGAAATTATCCCCATACAAGAATGAATCTCAGAATAACACACGACAGCGGCGAAAGACCGAGTTCAATAATGCAAAGGGGAGGGCGGTTACTTCCTTCGTCAACAGGCTTGCCATACAATGGCCGAATTCTGACCTAGTCACGCCCAATGAGTCTTGGTTCACGCCCTATATAAAGATTTCAAGTGCAATGGCGCTCGTTAAACAACAATGGCGAGTTTGGCTTGAAAACTTACGATTTAGAGAGTATCTTGAGAGATTTATACTCACATTCAATGCTGTAGAATTGGGGAATGTATATATTCCTCGGATATTGCGCCCTATCTACCAAGCCTCAGCTACTCGTCCTCGTGGATATGTATCTATTGATGACGTGTTTTGTAATACATCGCCCGTCATCGGCAATGCTGCACTTCTAAATCGAAAAGCCTTACAGCAAGCAGCGGATATCACAGAAGAGGCGAACAATAAGCTAGTCGACCTTCTTGATCACTTGAGTTCACGAATCGAATTCGACTATGAGCGTCAATATATTTCCGAGTTACGAAAAAGTCTTCTTGATCTCGGAGGTCTTACTACGATGCGATTGGAAAGGAATGATATTTCCTCGCGTAGTATGACTTTTGAGAATTATCTACAGCAATGCAAATCGTTCGTTCAAGAATGTTATGGCAGGTTGTTAAAAGCCGTTCTACCGGAATCAACTTGCTCTCATCTAGGCCCAGACGATAGCAGCACGATAATACGATCGATCATTTCAGCAGCTGGATTCCATCCTAGGGCTTGtcctattttctttttacagCAGCTCGGAAGGCATCGGTGGCCCTCTCTCACCGAAGCATGGCAGAAGACCATTATTACCTACGCAATTGCAATAACCAGCCTTCAACAGGCTCAACGCCTAGTAAACTTGCAAGATAACGAAGTTGATCTCCTCAAAGAACTTGAGAATACCTGCAAAAGGGAATGGGATCCATGCCAACATCCAGAATGGTTACTTTTGGAGTGCGAGAgtggcatcatcatccgGCATGTGCAACATCAAATTGCTGAGCAGATGATTTCACCTCAAGACAACGAGAACGCTGTGATGCAGCTCAACatgggagaaggaaaatcCTCTGTGATTGTGCCAATTGCAGCTACTGCACTCAGCAACGGCTCACAAATCGTACGTGTCATCGTTGCTAAACCGCAGGTTAAGCAGATGCATCTAATGTTAATGTCGAAGCTCTCCGGCCTGTTGGACCGCCCAATATTCCGAATGCCCTTTTCACGAGCAGTGCAGATGAACGAAAACAAGGCAGAGATTGTAAATAAATTGGCGCGCCGATGCATGGAAGAAGGCGGTATCTTACTGGTCCAGCCAGAGCACATTCTCTCGTTCCAGTTAATGGGACTCGAATGCGCGATCAATGGACGTAATGAAATTGCTCGTCCTTTATTGGAAACCCAGCGTCTTTTCAATGTTTCCTCCAGAGACATAGTTGACGAGAGCGATGAGAATTTCAGCGTCAAGTTTGAGCTAGTATATACCATCGGCAAACAGAGGCCAATCGAACATACGCCTGAACGCTGGGTGGTAATTCAGAATGTACTCTCTAGATTTGCTCGAATCTGTTTGCAGTTGAAGACGTCTTTCCCAGAGTCCCTTGACGTCGATGACCGGTATCCTGAGAGGTTTCCTAGAATCCGAATTTTGCGTTCCGATGCTGAGGCGGCTATTTTGACTCGTCTTGCTGAATTCATCTGCAACACAGGCATGTCTGGGTTTCCAATTGCACAGCAATGTACACGGTTGCGAAACGCGGTCAACCACTATATCAGCAATATTGATCTGAAACCGAAGGAGATTGATGCTGTTGAACAAAGCTTGTTTTGGGGTGAGACGACTGCCGACAACATTCTATTACTTCGCGGGTTGTTGTCGGGTGGAATActctcttttgcctttggcCAGAAGCGCTGGAGAGTCGACTACGGTACGCATCCTAATCGTGAGAAGAAAACTAGATTGGCCGTGCCATTCAGGGCAAAGGATAATCCCACGCCTCGGTCAGAATTTAGCCACCCAGATGTTGTCATTGTCCTCACATGTCTGagctactattataaaggtCTTCAGGATGAAGAGCTTTTTGAGGCATTAGAGCTCCTCGTGAGGTCAGATAACCCCGATCTCGAGTACCGGGCTTGGGTGGAATCTGCGCCAGGATTGCCTCCTTGTTTTAGACATCTAACGGGCATCAACGTTCGAGATCGCACGCAGTGTATTAGTGATGTTTTCCCTCACCTGCGCTATTCTAAAGGATGTATTGATTATTTTCTTTCACGCATAGTGTTTGCGAAGGAATCCAGGGAATTTCCACACAAACTTTCCGCCTCAGGCTGGGATCTTGGCAAGAGAAAAATTAATCCTACAACTGGCTTTAGCGGCACCAATGATTCCAGGTATATACTGCCGATGGATATAAAGCAGTTGGATCTACCAGAACAGAATCATACTAATGCGTTGGTGTTgaaccatcttcttcgttctGAAAATGGTATCATGTTAATGCCAAAACATATGAAAGGAGCTAATTTAGAAAGCGAATCGCTTCTTGAGATGGTATCGCAGATGAGCTCAAAGACTAGAGTCATTCTTGACGTAGGCGCACAGGTTATTGACCTTGACAACCGTCAATTTGCCGAGGCATGGCTCAAGCGCTATCATGAAGATGACAGCGTTCAAGctgtcgtcttcttcaatgaAGCAGATGAGTTGATGGTTCTAGACAGATCGAACAAGGTTGAGCTCCTACAGACATCGCCATTTGCTACTCAATTAGATCAATGCCTTGTCTTCCTTGACGAAGCACATACGAGGGGCACAGATCTGCGACTGCCTACAAATTATCAGGCAGCAGTGACGCTCGGCGCGAATTTAACTAAAGACAAACTTGTACAAG CATGTATGCGGATGAGAAAGCTTGGACGAGGACAGTCGGTCGTGTTTTGTATCTCAAGAGAAATTGAACAAAAGATTCAAGCACAGCGGGACACCAAATCTTCTATGGCACAAGAAATCTTAGTATCTGATGTTTTATGTTGGGCAATAACCGAGACTTGGCGCGACCTTCGACGGATGGTCCCGTTATGGTTAACGCAAGGCGTCCGATACTACGAACAAGAGTCTATTTGGAACGACGGGGAACAATATTCACATGATATGGAAACATGGGCCAAGAAATTCCTTGAAACCGAAGCTCAAAGTCTCAAGGCTCGCTATCGACCAAAAACTGGCTCTGAATCAGCTGAGCTAATTAAACGAGCTAGGCCCGCCGTGAAGTTTCAGTTTCAACGTCGCTGCGAAGAATTCGGATTGATGAATTTCTGCAGTTCATCACTTcaagaggaacaagaaaGGGAGCTTTCACCCGAGACTGAGCAGGAACGCCAGGTCGAGCAGCCTTCCCCTGCTCTTCCCGAGAAACATTCATGCCATCCAGATCTCCGCTCTTTCATTAAGCTTGGAGGATTTCCGGTAGGATCGGACGCGTTTAAACCTGCCTTCCAGGCTCTAAAGAGAACTTCGGCAGTCCAATACTTCGATATACACGAGTTTCCTACGAGCATATGGGTGACTGAAGACTTTTCTAAAACTGTCAAGATGGAGAACATACCAGACAACGGCATGGACCTCTTCCAGCGGCCAGTACACTGGATTTTGACAAGTAAATTAGATTCTTCCTCTACCGTTAGCCGTCTCGTCATAATAAGTCCGTGGGAAGCGCATCAGCTTATGCCATATATTGAGGCATCTGAGGCAGTCACCCTGCATTTATATGCGCCGAGGAGTAATCTTGGATTCAGGCCCCTGGATCAGTTGGTGTTGTACACGGTGCCTCATAGACCGAAGAAGTCAGTCATTCCGCCTGGAATGATGGTTGAACTGAACATCTTTGCAGGTCAACTATATTTGTCGTCGTTCGAAGAATATATCGAAGTGTGCAATAAGCTGGGCCTTGCCTGTAGCCCTGCTGATGATTCTGTTGTTCTCAGACCTGACGGTTTCATCCCACCTGGGGTAAATAGTGGGAATCTTGTGAACAAGTCCGAATTCAAAAAGAGTCCTGTGCAGTTTATTAAGGTATTGGTTACGAAAATTCGACGGAACTGTGAAGTTGTTGAGAAGACGCATTTAGGAAAGATATTGGACGGGGTTTTGTTGACAGAGGAGGATTTCGAGGAAGATGTTGATTGA